CTGCGTCGCCGCCGCTCCTCCCATTTTCAGTAGGACGAACCCGGCGAAGGCGAGTGCAGCGGCCACCCATAGCGCGGTTGAGGTAACCGAGACGGCGTGCTGCCTCCCGGCAGGTTGTCTCCGGGCATAGAGCAGCTCCACCCCCATCAGGGCGATGACGAATACGTGAAATCCGACCCAATGGCTTAGAGGGGTAAAGCCTTCCATACCCTTAGGATGCTATCGCGGTACGAGGCCCCGCGCATATGTGGAGGGGCCAGGTACCGTGTGCTTCCTAACGCTGAGCGGGTTAGCTCAGACCCAGAATCATCGTATAGATGAAATAGATAGCAATCCCAAGTAGTACCCAAAGGACAGAGGAGAGAAGGAGACTGCGGAGAATCTCCCCCACCGGGTGGGCGTTGAAGAACCCTTCAGAACCGCTCTGTGGAGCCGATCCCACGGATGAACTTGAGCGGTCACGCGGAGACAAAACAGACGATGTCTGCATAGACACACCTCACAATGAGAGCAGCAGAATAAGCGGAGCTCTTGCCGCGAAGCCATCCCTCGAAAGCGGAAGTTAGCAAACAGTTAAGCCAGCCTGGCTGGCGGGAGTTAACCATTTGGCTATAGGCTCCTGGTGACAGGATGGCACCCCGGGCGTAGCATATTGCCCGTATTACGGGCGCAAATCGTTCCACTTGCGTTTCTTGATCGTGATTGAGGAGCGTGTATGAAAATCGCAATTCGTCTCATGATGGTAGCCGCCGGGTTTTTCGTGGCCCAGGCCGGTTTTTCCCAGGCACCTGCCGGTTCCACGGGCCAGTGTAAGGACGGCACCTACACCAGTTCAGCAAGCAAGAGCGGCGCCTGCCATGGTCACCAGGGCGTCAAAGAGTGGTTTGCCACTGCACCTGCGGCTTCGGCCGCGGCGGCCCCGAAGGCGGCAGCCTCCGCTACAGAGGCTGCTCCCGCTGCCGCTGCATCAACAGCCGCTGCGGCTCCGGCCAAGGCTGCTTCCAAGGCTTCGTCCACGGCGAGCATGCCACAGGCGGCAGGCGGTGGCCCGGGAATGGTTTGGGTCAATACAGCCTCCAACGTCTACCACTGCCCCGGCTCGCAGTACTACGGCAAGACCAAGCAGGGCGCTTACATGTCAGAGGCCGACGCCAAAGCCAAGGGCGCTCACGCTGATCACAACCACCCCTGCACCAAGTAGCTCTTTACGACAACACCGAAAAAGGGCGGCCGAGAGGTCGCCCTTTTTCGGCTTGTAAGCAGCCTCAGCCGTGCAGATTGACCAGGCGGATCATCTCTATGACCAGATCGCCGGCAATCTGCAGGGAGTGTGCGCTCACCTTATCCAGAGTATCGAGCGCTGTGTGGTGATATCCGCCCTCCGGGTGCTCCTGCGTCGGCGGGCCGTAGTCCAGGTCGATGATGTCCAGCACAGGGACGCCGCGCTGCCGGAAAGGCAGGTGGTCGTCAGACACTTCGGTAGGATTCCTGAAGATATACGACGAGTGCCCGGTATTTTTCGCTGCCACGGCGAGCGTGTCCAGCAGCCATGGGGTCGAGTTCCCGTCCTTGTCGATGTTCAGGTCCTTGTCCCCGATCATGTCGGTCAGCAGAAACGCCTTGATCTTGCTAATCGTTCCGTTCGCGGACCACTTCGCCGCGAGATGACGGCTGCCGTAAAGCGAGTCGTGGTCGCTCCACGACTGGATCGCCTCTTCGCCGTCGAAGAAGACCAGCCAGACGCTGTATCCCTCAGGCGGATGTGCACGCATGTAGTTTCCCAGTTCAATGAGAAGCGCTGTGGTTGAGCCGCCATCGTTGGCTCCCACAAAGTTGATGTCGCGCAGCGGGTAGTTTGTCTCGTAGTGACTCGCGACTACGATCACGCCGTCCTTCTTGCCAGGAAAGCGGACGATGTAGTTCGTCATCGGAAGCCGTCCGGCGGGCGTGTTGGCGTCGAAGTGGTCGGCCTCGAAGTCGCCCTTCGCCGCCTCTGCCTTGAAGTGGGACTTGATGAACTCCTCAGCCTTGGCGTGGTCGGGCGAGCCGATCCAGCGATGCGGCGCCGCAGTGATGTACTCGCTGGTCAGGCCATACGCCGCCTGCCCACTGAACTTCGCTGCGGCCTTATGGGCCTGAGCAGGTGCCAGAGTTGGCAATAGCAGGGCTGACATGAGAACCGAGAGCCGTCGTACGGGGCGGCAACTCAACCGGCAACTCCGGGCAATAGAGAAGATCATGCGGACTTGGCCTCTTTGGCTTTGCGACGGGAGGGGTTGAAGACATATGCGACGCCGACGCCGACCAGATACAGCACCAGCATTGGAGTCGCGAACAGGCACATGCTCACCGGATCGGGGAGCGGGCAGATGATCGCCGCGATCACAAAGATGATCAGAACCGCATAGCGGATGTGGCGTACCAGGAACTTTGCATCGACGATTCCGAGGATCGACAGAAAGAAGATCAGGATCGGTAGCTCGAACGTAATCCCCAGCCCGAGAATCACGGCCAGGAAGAAGTTCGTGTAGTCGTCGATCATGATGTTGGGATGAAAGCGCTTGCCGAAGTCGCCGATCAGCACCTTCAGTGCGCCCGGCAGGACCCAGCGGTATCCGAACCATGCCCCGGCGAGGAAGAGGGTGACTGTCGCAGTCATGAACGGGACGACGTAACGCTTCTCGTTGGAGTACATTCCCGGCGAGATGAACAGCCAGACCTGATACAGGATGAACGGTGATGCGAGAATCGCTCCACCGACCAAAGAGGTCTTCAGATAGAGGTTTAGCGCGTCGGTCGGATGGGCGAAGTTCAGAGGAAGGTGTAGTTCATCGATTGGCCTCGATACGATGCCGTAGAGCTGTTCGCGGAAGATATATGCCACCACGAACCCGATGAGCAGATAGATCACCGAGCGGATCAGCCGCTTGCGCAGCTCATCTAGGTGCTCCATCAAGGTCATACCCGGTAGTTCGGCACGGTCAGTCACAGCGGCTCGGGCCCGGTCAACGAGATCAGCCATGAATCGGGGCCTCGTTCGGGAAGTGGTCCGGCGCATCGGGCGTGTGGCCCTCAGAGCGATCAAACACCGCCGTCTCATGCGCCAGAGTAGACTCGCTGACTGCTGCGGCGGGCGGCAGATCCGGGTCAGCGACGTGCGGTACGGAATCGAACGCGTGCGCCACGGAGTCGTTCGCGACAGGCAGGCCTGTCGATGGAGGCATCATGTTCAACTCCCCCGAGGTCGCAATCGGCAGAGGCTCAGTACCAGACGGCAGGGCCTCAGGAGCGTCATTCACCGGCGCGGCGATTGTGTTCTCTGTCACGGTTCCTTCGGTCAGCGCGGGAGCAGCGGGAGCCGCGGCCTCCATGGCGGCGATCTTCTTCTGCTGCTCGGCCTGTTCGGCCATCCGCAGCTCCTCTTCCATCTGCATTTTGAACTCGTTAGAGGCGCGGCGGAACTCGGCCATCAGCTTGCCCAGTTGACGCGCGAGCTCGGGCAGCTTCTTCGGGCCGAAGAGGAGCAGGGCGAGGAGAAAGATGAAGGCGCTATCGCCGAGGCTCGGCATAATTGCTTCTCATCATAATGGCTTATGTCGAGCGGGAACAACATCGGCAGTGCCCCGCGGCTCTGAGGTAAAATTACTCGCAAGGCTTGAGCAGGTATAAGTTCAGGCCGTGACAAAAGATGGAATCCTTTGGAACACGTCTTTCGTCCAATGAAGTACAAGCGGCCGTTCACGGTCCGCAGCAGGTGAAGGAAACGAGTAGGGTTGCAACATCCCCGTGGACTGGGTGCTGGTTTTATAGCCAGCGCAGCGAATCCACTGCAGCCTCGCAATGAATGCTTTCAACATCCCCGTCTCAAGGCGAGAGCGGCAATGGCCACAGGCCGATACCGTATGGCCTCGTGAGACTGAAGGCGGAGTAACTTGAGCGTACTGATGGAAGAGGTCGCGGCATCGACCGCGGCAGAATCTGCAGCAGAAGCATGTTCCCTCGAGAACTACCTTACCCAGCCGGACCACACGATGGATGCGCGCATTGCAGCGGCGCGTGCCACGTTGGGAACCGACGTCGTCCTGCTGGGGCACCACTATCAGCGCGACGAGGTCATCCGCTTCGCCGACTACACTGGCGACAGCTACAAGCTCTCAAAGATCGCCTCGCAGACCGATGCAAAGTACATGCTCTTCTGCGGCGTGCACTTCATGGCGGAGACTGCCGATGTTCTCGCCCGCCCCTGGCAGCAGGTCATCCTGCCCGACCTCAACGCTGGCTGCTCGATGGCCGACATGGCCGAGATCGGCCAGGTCGAGGACTGCTGGGACTCGCTCGAGCGCGCCGGTCTCACAGGCGACCTGATTCCGCTCACCTACATGAACTCCGCGGCAGCGATCAAGGCGTTCTGCGGAGAGCACGGCGGCCTCGTCTGCACCTCGTCGAACGCTCGCGGAGCCTTCGAGTGGGCCTTCGAGCGCGGCAGCAGAATTCTCTTCCTGCCTGACCAGCACCTCGGCCGCAATACCGCGTTCGCCATGAATATTCCTCTCAGCGAGATGGTCGTCTGGGACCCGTACCAGATCAATGGGGGTGTCAGCCCCGACCGTCTGCGCGCGGCGAAGGTCATCCTCTGGAAGGGCCACTGCTCGGTCCATCAGCGCTTTCTCCCCGAGCACGTCGATCGCGTTCGTCGCGACTACCCTGAGATGCAGGTCATTGTGCATCCTGAGTGCCGCTGGGAGGTCTGCCAGAAGGCCGATGCACTGGGCTCGACCGAGCGCATCATCGAAGTCATTGAGAAGGCTCCAGAGGGCGCGAGCTTCGCCGTCGGCACGGAGATCCATCTCGTCAACCGGCTCGCCAAGCGGTTCGCCCCGCTGGGCAAGCGGGTCATAACGCTTGACGACTCCGGCTGCCTCTGCACGACGATGTATCGCATCTCGCCGCAGCATCTCGCCTGGTCGCTCGAAAACCTGGTTGCAGGCCACGTCGTCAACCGCATCCAGGTGGATGAGGATGTCAAGCATTGGGCGAAAGTTGCCCTTGATCGTATGCTTGAGGTGAAGTGAGAGGGAAGCACGATTGAGCCGCATCTTTACACTCAGCGAGGCGCAGACTCTGCTGCCTGTCGTCGAGGCGCTTCTACGCAAGGCGCAGACCGCAGGTCAGCACGTCTCTGAGCTTGAGGACGAGATGCAGCAGCTCAGCCAGCGGATTTTTCTGCTCGGCGGCGTGCACGTCGACGTCGCGGTCGCTGCGCGCCGCCGCGCCGAGCGGGATAAGTCTGTGCAGGAG
This genomic interval from Edaphobacter bradus contains the following:
- the nadA gene encoding quinolinate synthase NadA; translated protein: MSVLMEEVAASTAAESAAEACSLENYLTQPDHTMDARIAAARATLGTDVVLLGHHYQRDEVIRFADYTGDSYKLSKIASQTDAKYMLFCGVHFMAETADVLARPWQQVILPDLNAGCSMADMAEIGQVEDCWDSLERAGLTGDLIPLTYMNSAAAIKAFCGEHGGLVCTSSNARGAFEWAFERGSRILFLPDQHLGRNTAFAMNIPLSEMVVWDPYQINGGVSPDRLRAAKVILWKGHCSVHQRFLPEHVDRVRRDYPEMQVIVHPECRWEVCQKADALGSTERIIEVIEKAPEGASFAVGTEIHLVNRLAKRFAPLGKRVITLDDSGCLCTTMYRISPQHLAWSLENLVAGHVVNRIQVDEDVKHWAKVALDRMLEVK
- a CDS encoding twin-arginine translocase TatA/TatE family subunit gives rise to the protein MPSLGDSAFIFLLALLLFGPKKLPELARQLGKLMAEFRRASNEFKMQMEEELRMAEQAEQQKKIAAMEAAAPAAPALTEGTVTENTIAAPVNDAPEALPSGTEPLPIATSGELNMMPPSTGLPVANDSVAHAFDSVPHVADPDLPPAAAVSESTLAHETAVFDRSEGHTPDAPDHFPNEAPIHG
- the tatC gene encoding twin-arginine translocase subunit TatC — its product is MADLVDRARAAVTDRAELPGMTLMEHLDELRKRLIRSVIYLLIGFVVAYIFREQLYGIVSRPIDELHLPLNFAHPTDALNLYLKTSLVGGAILASPFILYQVWLFISPGMYSNEKRYVVPFMTATVTLFLAGAWFGYRWVLPGALKVLIGDFGKRFHPNIMIDDYTNFFLAVILGLGITFELPILIFFLSILGIVDAKFLVRHIRYAVLIIFVIAAIICPLPDPVSMCLFATPMLVLYLVGVGVAYVFNPSRRKAKEAKSA
- a CDS encoding M28 family peptidase; this translates as MPTLAPAQAHKAAAKFSGQAAYGLTSEYITAAPHRWIGSPDHAKAEEFIKSHFKAEAAKGDFEADHFDANTPAGRLPMTNYIVRFPGKKDGVIVVASHYETNYPLRDINFVGANDGGSTTALLIELGNYMRAHPPEGYSVWLVFFDGEEAIQSWSDHDSLYGSRHLAAKWSANGTISKIKAFLLTDMIGDKDLNIDKDGNSTPWLLDTLAVAAKNTGHSSYIFRNPTEVSDDHLPFRQRGVPVLDIIDLDYGPPTQEHPEGGYHHTALDTLDKVSAHSLQIAGDLVIEMIRLVNLHG
- a CDS encoding DUF3761 domain-containing protein, yielding MKIAIRLMMVAAGFFVAQAGFSQAPAGSTGQCKDGTYTSSASKSGACHGHQGVKEWFATAPAASAAAAPKAAASATEAAPAAAASTAAAAPAKAASKASSTASMPQAAGGGPGMVWVNTASNVYHCPGSQYYGKTKQGAYMSEADAKAKGAHADHNHPCTK